The stretch of DNA CAGGTGCTCGATGATCACCTCCGCCAGTAGGGGCTTAAATTCCCCCCACCCCATATCCTTGACTTCTTCGGCGACGGTGGCCTTGTCCTTGCCGCTGAGCAACTGGTACAGGGTCAGCAAGTTATGGCATTCCGGGCGTTGGGGGTTGTCAAATTCCAGGCCGCGAATCGGGTCAGTTTTGCAGCGCTTGATTTTTTTCTGGATCAAGTCGGGGGGATCGTTCAGGTTAATCCGGCTCATGTCCGAGGGGTCGGATTTAGACATCTTGCTGGTGCCGTCGGTGAGGCTCATGACCCGGGCGCCGGTGCGGGCAATCAGGGGTTCGGGGATGGTGAAAACGGGGTCATCCGGGGAGGCAAACCGGTAATTAAACCGCTGGGCGATGTCCCGGGTGAGTTCCAGGTGTTGTTTTTGGTCCTCCCCCACCGGCACCAGGTCGGCCTGGTAAAGCAAAATGTCGGCGGCCATCAGCACCGGGTAATCCAGTAGCCCCACCCCCACCTCTTCCCCCTGTTTGAGGGCCTTTTCCTTGAAC from Gloeomargarita sp. SRBZ-1_bins_9 encodes:
- the trpS gene encoding tryptophan--tRNA ligase produces the protein MGRPRVLSGVQPTGHLHLGNYLGAIRHWVAGQQERENYFCVVDLHAMTVPYNPAELAHNTYNVAAWYLACGLDPQQSVIFIQSHVPAHSQLAWLLNCITPLNWLERMIQFKEKALKQGEEVGVGLLDYPVLMAADILLYQADLVPVGEDQKQHLELTRDIAQRFNYRFASPDDPVFTIPEPLIARTGARVMSLTDGTSKMSKSDPSDMSRINLNDPPDLIQKKIKRCKTDPIRGLEFDNPQRPECHNLLTLYQLLSGKDKATVAEEVKDMGWGEFKPLLAEVIIEHLRPIQAKYRELMGAKDYLHQVLREGRERAHHVAQTTLDRVQKAMGMALPV